A window of Tautonia plasticadhaerens contains these coding sequences:
- a CDS encoding response regulator transcription factor — MRVLVIEDEPDLRRALVQSLREEGYAVDQAGDGTEGLYKGATWDYDAIVLDLMLPGIDGWDVLERLRREKGTPVLILTARDALGDRVRGLDAGADDYLVKPFALGELLARLRALIRRSAGRPHPEIRIDEVVVDTATRTVSRAGVPITLTAREYALVELLAMHRGTLIPRSMIYDRLFGEEDDTMSNVVEVHVSHIRKKLGREFIATRRGQGYIIDA; from the coding sequence GTGCGAGTCCTGGTGATCGAAGATGAGCCCGACCTCCGAAGGGCCCTGGTGCAGTCGCTCCGGGAGGAGGGGTACGCCGTCGACCAGGCGGGGGACGGGACGGAGGGCCTGTACAAGGGGGCGACCTGGGACTACGACGCGATCGTGCTCGACCTGATGCTGCCGGGGATCGACGGCTGGGACGTGCTCGAACGGCTCCGGCGCGAGAAGGGGACGCCGGTGCTGATCCTGACCGCGAGGGACGCCCTGGGGGACCGGGTCCGGGGGCTCGACGCGGGGGCGGACGACTACCTCGTCAAGCCGTTCGCCCTGGGGGAGCTGCTCGCCCGGCTCCGGGCACTGATCCGGAGGTCGGCCGGCCGGCCGCACCCGGAGATCCGGATCGACGAGGTGGTGGTCGACACGGCGACCCGCACCGTGTCCCGGGCCGGGGTGCCGATCACGCTCACGGCCCGGGAGTACGCGCTGGTCGAGCTGCTGGCGATGCATCGGGGTACGCTGATCCCCCGGTCGATGATCTACGACCGCCTCTTCGGCGAGGAGGACGACACGATGTCCAACGTGGTCGAGGTCCACGTCTCCCACATCCGCAAGAAGCTGGGCAGGGAATTCATCGCCACGAGGAGGGGCCAGGGGTACATCATCGATGCGTAG